A window from Candidatus Nitrospira neomarina encodes these proteins:
- the rpsL gene encoding 30S ribosomal protein S12, translated as MPTVNQLIRVGRKAIKAKSKSSALNQCPQRRGVCLRVYTTTPKKPNSALRKVARVRLTTGLEVTAYIPGMGHNLQEHSIVLVRGGRVKDLPGVRYHMIRGALDAVGVANRKQGRSKYGAKRPK; from the coding sequence ATGCCTACAGTAAACCAGTTGATACGTGTCGGCCGTAAGGCCATTAAAGCAAAGAGCAAGAGTTCCGCTTTAAATCAGTGCCCTCAGCGAAGGGGAGTCTGTCTTAGGGTATATACTACGACTCCTAAGAAGCCAAACTCGGCATTGAGAAAAGTAGCAAGGGTTCGATTGACGACGGGCCTTGAGGTAACTGCTTATATACCAGGTATGGGTCATAACCTGCAGGAGCATTCTATTGTTCTGGTGCGTGGCGGTAGGGTGAAGGATCTTCCTGGTGTCAGATATCATATGATTCGTGGAGCATTGGATGCCGTTGGGGTTGCTAACAGGAAGCAGGGGCGATCAAAGTATGGTGCAAAGCGCCCCAAGTAG
- the rpsG gene encoding 30S ribosomal protein S7 codes for MPRRPLVLRQKVVQDARYKDQVVGRFLNILLQDGKKSTAERVCYGAFDIVREKTGDEPLKVFHAALGNVKPMVEVKSRRVGGASYQVPVEIRPVRQVALALRWIKQSALARSGKSMREKLAAELMDAANNNGSAVKKRDETHRMAEANRAFAHYRW; via the coding sequence ATGCCACGTAGGCCACTCGTTCTTCGTCAAAAGGTTGTCCAGGATGCCAGATATAAGGATCAAGTCGTTGGCAGGTTTTTGAATATTCTTCTGCAGGACGGAAAGAAGAGTACGGCTGAGCGGGTTTGTTACGGGGCATTTGATATTGTCAGGGAAAAGACGGGGGATGAACCACTTAAGGTCTTCCATGCTGCATTGGGAAACGTCAAGCCAATGGTAGAAGTGAAGTCAAGAAGGGTCGGGGGAGCGTCTTACCAGGTGCCTGTAGAAATCCGTCCTGTGCGTCAGGTGGCTTTGGCCTTGAGGTGGATTAAGCAAAGTGCGTTGGCTCGAAGTGGTAAGAGTATGAGGGAGAAATTGGCGGCGGAGTTAATGGATGCTGCTAATAATAACGGTTCGGCGGTAAAGAAGAGGGATGAGACGCACCGGATGGCTGAAGCCAATAGAGCTTTTGCTCATTACCGGTGGTAG
- the fusA gene encoding elongation factor G yields the protein MSTDFILSRTRNIGIMAHIDAGKTTTTERVLYYTGVSHKIGEVHEGAATMDWMEQERERGITITSAATTCFWKENRINIIDTPGHVDFTIEVERSLRVLDGAIAVFDSVQGVEPQSETVWRQADKYQVPRIVFMNKMDRVGADFFASVQSLIDRLGAKPIPVQLPLGKEDGLRGVIDLLLMKALVFDDETLGAAYSVQEIPDDYLELAKEYREKLLDSVVEFDEGVMERYLAGEVLAVDEVKRAIRAGTIGLKINPVFCGSAFKNKGVQPLLDGVVDYLPSPVDLPPVVGVDPHSEAELTRKPEDSEPFAALAFKIMSDPFSGQLTYFRVYSGKLSAGSYVYNVAKGKKERIGRLLKMHANKREEIDEVSAGDIAAAVGLKDTRTGDTLCDEKHQILLEVIKFPEPVISLAVEPKTKQDMDKLGYSLEKLAQEDPSFQVKSDDETGQTIISGMGELHLEIIVDRLLREFKVQANVGKPQVAYRETIKGKAEAEGKYVKQTGGRGQYGHVWLRVEPAESGVGLEFVNKIVGGTVPREYIAPVEKGVRERMESGILAGYPLRDLRVTLFDGSFHEVDSSEMAFKIAGSMALVSACQKADLVLLEPVMKVEVLVPQDFMGDVIGDLNSRRGKIHGMRARGTSQIVDAAVPLSEMFGYSTDLRSKTQGRATYSMEFESYEVVPKLMAQQIIKKNQGE from the coding sequence GTGTCAACAGATTTCATTTTAAGTCGGACTCGGAATATTGGCATCATGGCCCATATTGATGCCGGCAAAACTACGACTACCGAACGTGTCCTCTATTATACGGGGGTTTCCCATAAAATTGGTGAAGTCCATGAGGGCGCGGCAACAATGGATTGGATGGAGCAGGAGCGGGAGCGAGGGATCACGATTACTTCCGCCGCCACCACCTGTTTCTGGAAGGAAAATCGGATTAACATAATCGACACGCCTGGTCATGTTGATTTCACTATTGAGGTAGAGCGGTCCCTCCGAGTGCTTGATGGAGCTATAGCTGTATTCGATTCGGTTCAGGGAGTGGAGCCCCAATCAGAGACGGTGTGGCGACAGGCAGATAAGTATCAAGTTCCACGAATTGTGTTTATGAATAAAATGGACCGAGTGGGCGCTGATTTTTTTGCAAGCGTTCAGTCTTTAATTGATCGACTGGGGGCCAAGCCGATTCCCGTACAATTGCCTTTAGGGAAAGAGGATGGTTTGCGAGGGGTAATTGACCTTCTGCTTATGAAAGCGTTGGTTTTTGATGATGAGACCCTTGGTGCGGCTTATTCTGTCCAGGAAATTCCTGATGACTATTTAGAGTTGGCAAAAGAATATCGCGAGAAATTGTTGGATTCTGTAGTTGAGTTTGATGAAGGGGTGATGGAGCGATATTTGGCTGGTGAGGTTCTGGCTGTAGATGAGGTAAAGCGGGCAATACGGGCAGGGACGATAGGATTGAAAATTAATCCAGTCTTTTGCGGATCGGCTTTTAAGAATAAAGGTGTTCAGCCGTTGCTTGATGGTGTGGTTGATTATCTCCCTTCTCCGGTAGACCTCCCTCCCGTTGTTGGTGTTGATCCTCATTCCGAAGCAGAGTTAACCAGAAAGCCAGAGGATAGTGAGCCGTTTGCTGCTTTAGCATTTAAAATAATGTCGGATCCTTTTTCCGGTCAATTAACGTATTTTAGGGTGTATTCAGGGAAATTGTCCGCTGGATCCTATGTGTACAACGTGGCAAAGGGAAAAAAGGAGCGAATAGGGCGCCTATTAAAGATGCATGCCAATAAGAGAGAGGAGATCGATGAGGTCTCTGCTGGTGATATTGCGGCAGCCGTGGGTCTCAAGGACACTCGAACAGGTGACACTCTTTGTGATGAGAAGCATCAAATTTTGTTGGAAGTAATAAAATTCCCCGAGCCCGTTATTTCTTTGGCTGTCGAGCCAAAGACCAAGCAAGATATGGATAAGTTGGGGTATTCTTTGGAAAAGCTGGCTCAGGAAGATCCTTCCTTCCAGGTGAAATCAGATGATGAGACAGGGCAAACGATCATATCTGGTATGGGGGAATTGCATCTTGAGATCATTGTTGATCGTCTTCTTCGTGAATTTAAAGTTCAGGCGAATGTCGGGAAGCCTCAGGTAGCTTATCGTGAAACCATCAAGGGAAAAGCGGAAGCTGAGGGGAAGTATGTAAAGCAGACCGGTGGTCGTGGTCAGTACGGCCATGTGTGGCTGAGGGTGGAGCCGGCAGAGTCTGGTGTCGGTTTAGAGTTTGTAAATAAAATTGTTGGGGGAACGGTTCCCAGGGAATATATCGCTCCGGTGGAAAAAGGGGTTCGAGAGCGAATGGAGAGTGGGATTCTTGCTGGATACCCATTGCGCGATCTTCGTGTCACGTTGTTTGATGGTTCTTTTCATGAAGTGGACTCGAGTGAGATGGCCTTTAAGATTGCTGGGTCAATGGCATTGGTAAGTGCCTGTCAAAAAGCGGATTTGGTTTTGTTGGAGCCGGTAATGAAGGTTGAAGTTCTTGTTCCTCAGGATTTTATGGGTGATGTGATAGGTGATTTAAATAGTCGGCGCGGAAAAATTCACGGAATGCGTGCAAGGGGAACTTCGCAAATTGTTGATGCTGCGGTCCCATTGAGTGAGATGTTTGGGTATTCCACGGATTTAAGATCAAAGACCCAGGGACGTGCCACGTACAGTATGGAGTTTGAGTCTTATGAGGTGGTGCCAAAGCTTATGGCTCAGCAAATTATAAAAAAGAATCAAGGGGAATAG
- the tuf gene encoding elongation factor Tu, with amino-acid sequence MAKAKFERKKPHVNVGTIGHVDHGKTTLTSALTKVMGDTGKAKFVPYDEVAKASESQGRRDPTKILTIAISHVEYETDNRHYAHVDCPGHADYVKNMITGAAQMDGAILVVSAADGPMPQTREHILLARQVGVPFIVVFLNKADKVEDKELLELVELEVRELLTKYGFPGDDVPVVIGSAIKAIEGDQSEVGVPSIMRLLEAVDSYIPTPQRAIDKPFLMPIEDVFTISGRGTVVTGRVERGVVKVGDEIEIVGLKPTQTTIVTGVEMFRKVLDEGQAGDNIGALLRGTKKEDVERGMVLAKPKSITPHTKFKAEVYILTKEEGGRHTPFFNGYRPQFYFRTTDVTGVVQLNPGVEMVMPGDNVSFEGELISPIAMEQGVRFAVREGGRTVGAGVVTEIVA; translated from the coding sequence ATGGCGAAGGCGAAATTTGAGCGGAAGAAGCCGCATGTCAATGTGGGGACGATCGGGCACGTTGACCATGGGAAGACGACCCTGACGTCGGCCTTGACGAAAGTGATGGGCGATACGGGGAAGGCGAAGTTTGTTCCCTATGATGAAGTCGCCAAGGCGAGTGAGAGTCAGGGGCGACGGGATCCGACCAAAATTCTCACCATTGCCATCTCCCATGTGGAATATGAAACCGACAATCGCCATTATGCGCACGTCGACTGCCCGGGGCATGCGGACTATGTGAAGAACATGATTACCGGGGCGGCGCAAATGGATGGGGCGATTTTGGTGGTCAGTGCGGCCGATGGGCCGATGCCGCAAACGCGGGAACATATTTTGTTAGCGCGGCAGGTGGGCGTCCCGTTTATCGTGGTCTTTTTGAATAAAGCGGATAAAGTTGAAGACAAGGAATTGCTGGAGTTGGTGGAATTGGAAGTGCGGGAGTTGCTGACGAAGTATGGCTTTCCGGGCGATGATGTGCCGGTGGTCATCGGGTCAGCGATTAAGGCCATCGAAGGGGATCAGAGTGAGGTGGGTGTGCCGTCGATTATGCGCTTATTGGAGGCGGTCGATAGTTACATCCCGACTCCCCAGCGAGCCATTGATAAGCCGTTTCTGATGCCGATTGAAGATGTCTTTACCATCAGCGGGCGGGGGACGGTGGTGACGGGCCGGGTGGAGCGTGGCGTGGTCAAGGTGGGGGATGAAATTGAGATTGTGGGGCTGAAGCCGACGCAGACGACGATTGTCACGGGCGTGGAAATGTTCCGGAAGGTGTTGGATGAGGGACAGGCGGGTGACAATATTGGAGCGCTGTTGCGGGGCACGAAGAAAGAGGATGTGGAGCGCGGCATGGTGTTGGCCAAGCCGAAGAGCATTACGCCGCATACGAAATTCAAGGCGGAAGTGTATATTTTGACGAAGGAAGAGGGTGGACGGCATACGCCGTTTTTTAATGGCTATCGTCCGCAGTTTTACTTCCGGACGACAGATGTTACGGGAGTGGTGCAATTAAACCCGGGGGTGGAGATGGTGATGCCGGGGGATAATGTGTCGTTTGAGGGTGAACTGATCTCCCCGATTGCGATGGAGCAAGGGGTGCGATTTGCAGTGCGAGAAGGGGGCCGAACGGTCGGAGCCGGGGTGGTCACGGAAATCGTCGCGTAA
- the rpsJ gene encoding 30S ribosomal protein S10 — protein sequence MDRDRRIRIRLKGFDYRVLDQSLREIVDTVRRSGARIAGPVPLPTRIEKWTVQRSTHVDKKSREQFEIRTHKRLLDIMEPTPETMDALMKLNLAAGVDVEIKL from the coding sequence GTGGATCGAGACCGCAGAATACGAATTCGATTAAAAGGGTTTGATTATAGGGTATTAGATCAATCTCTTCGTGAGATTGTGGATACCGTTCGTCGGAGTGGCGCTCGCATTGCTGGTCCTGTGCCTCTGCCTACGAGAATTGAGAAGTGGACCGTCCAGAGATCAACTCACGTTGACAAAAAATCACGGGAGCAGTTTGAGATTCGTACTCACAAACGATTGCTGGACATTATGGAGCCGACTCCCGAGACTATGGACGCGCTGATGAAGCTTAATTTGGCGGCCGGGGTGGATGTAGAAATTAAACTATAG
- the rplC gene encoding 50S ribosomal protein L3 produces the protein MVKGLIGKKLGMIQVYDKERRLIPVTVIEAGPCGIVQVKKKSTDGYDAVQIGFDEVPERKQTKPQLGHMKKAGNKVWRHLREFGSAGEAQVGSQVDVNLFSEGESINVEGVSKGKGFQGVMKRHNYAGGPASHGSMFHRAPGSIGSSSFPSRVLKNKKLPGHMGNKQITVRGLTVFGIKTEENILLITGSVPGPVGGVVIVRKVS, from the coding sequence ATGGTTAAAGGGTTGATAGGTAAAAAATTAGGTATGATCCAGGTTTATGATAAGGAAAGACGCCTTATTCCTGTGACGGTTATTGAAGCTGGCCCCTGCGGAATTGTGCAGGTCAAGAAGAAAAGTACAGATGGCTATGATGCCGTGCAGATTGGGTTTGATGAAGTGCCGGAACGAAAGCAGACGAAACCTCAGTTAGGGCACATGAAGAAAGCAGGAAATAAGGTTTGGCGTCATTTGAGAGAGTTTGGTTCAGCCGGTGAAGCGCAAGTGGGTTCCCAGGTTGACGTAAATTTGTTCTCTGAGGGTGAATCAATCAATGTTGAGGGAGTTTCTAAAGGAAAAGGATTCCAGGGAGTTATGAAGCGGCATAATTATGCCGGTGGCCCAGCATCCCATGGATCGATGTTTCATCGGGCCCCTGGGTCCATCGGGTCAAGTTCTTTTCCTTCAAGAGTATTAAAGAATAAAAAACTCCCCGGTCACATGGGGAATAAACAAATTACTGTAAGAGGATTAACGGTTTTTGGAATAAAGACCGAGGAAAACATACTCTTAATTACAGGTTCTGTCCCTGGTCCGGTTGGAGGGGTGGTCATCGTAAGGAAGGTCAGCTGA
- the rplD gene encoding 50S ribosomal protein L4 has product MQSIDAFPVFGPDSRPVDKVDLTNGVFSSSVNPSLVHRAVVMQRSSARQGTASTLGRGEVRGGGKKPWKQKHTGRARSGSSRSPIWRGGGTVFGPKPRSYSSTLPKKMYRAALRGALAAKAGDGLVVLGDLVLPELKTRELVKSLSNVGASGKVLLVIQEELADIFRIGKNVKNLKILHGKDLNVYDVLWCEKLVVTKAELERIQEIWV; this is encoded by the coding sequence ATGCAATCTATTGATGCTTTTCCTGTATTTGGCCCAGACTCTCGGCCTGTAGATAAAGTTGATTTGACGAATGGGGTTTTCAGTTCGTCGGTTAATCCCTCATTGGTTCACCGCGCAGTGGTGATGCAGCGGTCAAGTGCTCGGCAGGGTACAGCGTCTACGCTTGGTCGTGGGGAAGTAAGGGGCGGCGGTAAGAAACCATGGAAGCAAAAGCATACGGGTCGGGCAAGATCCGGATCAAGTCGATCTCCGATTTGGAGGGGCGGCGGTACAGTTTTCGGGCCGAAGCCTAGATCGTATTCATCCACCTTGCCAAAGAAAATGTATAGGGCGGCCTTAAGAGGAGCTCTGGCAGCCAAGGCTGGAGATGGATTGGTGGTCTTGGGCGACTTGGTACTTCCTGAATTGAAAACTCGTGAATTGGTTAAGTCCTTATCCAATGTCGGGGCGAGTGGGAAGGTCCTATTAGTCATTCAGGAGGAATTGGCTGATATTTTTCGTATTGGAAAAAATGTAAAGAATCTTAAAATTCTTCATGGTAAGGACCTTAATGTATATGACGTGCTTTGGTGTGAAAAATTGGTTGTAACCAAGGCAGAGCTGGAACGAATTCAGGAAATTTGGGTGTAA
- a CDS encoding 50S ribosomal protein L23, producing the protein MNPHDVLIRPLLTEKITAIREIKNGIAFSVHRQATRIDIRRAVEKVFSVKVASVNVMNVRGKKKRQGRFTGKRSDWRKAFITLKEGEKIELYESA; encoded by the coding sequence GTGAATCCACATGATGTTTTAATTCGTCCTTTGTTAACAGAAAAAATTACCGCAATACGCGAGATTAAGAATGGTATTGCGTTCTCCGTGCATCGTCAGGCGACTCGGATTGATATTCGAAGAGCCGTGGAGAAGGTGTTTAGCGTTAAGGTGGCTTCGGTGAATGTGATGAATGTTAGGGGCAAAAAAAAACGACAAGGTCGTTTTACTGGGAAGAGATCGGATTGGAGGAAGGCCTTCATTACATTAAAAGAGGGCGAAAAAATAGAATTGTATGAAAGTGCCTAG
- the rplB gene encoding 50S ribosomal protein L2, whose amino-acid sequence MPIKEYNPTSPGRRGMSAVTGEGLSRKRPEKALTSFKSKSGGRNNSGRITSRFKGGGHKRLYRKIDFKRDKLNIVGKVAGIEYDPNRSARIALLHYADGEKRYILAPLGLKVGDSVKAGTGVDVRVGNALPLMEMPLGIVVHNVELKPGKGAQLVRSAGASAQVMGRDEGYVQIRLTSGEMRKILGTCMATIGQVGNSDHNNVTIGKAGRSRWLGRKPHQRGVVMNPVDHPHGGGEGKSGQGNPHPVSPWGQPTKGFKTRKPRNQSSRFIIAGRKKKSR is encoded by the coding sequence ATGCCAATAAAAGAATATAATCCAACGTCACCTGGCCGAAGGGGAATGTCGGCTGTCACCGGTGAGGGGTTATCGCGTAAAAGACCGGAAAAAGCCCTTACCAGTTTTAAATCTAAATCTGGTGGGAGGAATAACTCTGGAAGAATTACTTCCCGATTTAAAGGTGGTGGGCATAAGCGCCTCTATAGGAAAATTGATTTTAAACGGGATAAATTAAACATTGTAGGCAAGGTGGCCGGAATTGAATATGACCCTAATCGATCGGCTCGAATTGCACTTTTGCATTATGCGGATGGGGAAAAACGCTATATCCTGGCTCCTTTGGGTTTGAAGGTCGGGGATTCAGTTAAAGCTGGTACTGGGGTAGACGTGAGGGTGGGAAATGCTTTGCCTCTTATGGAAATGCCTCTTGGTATAGTTGTGCACAATGTAGAGTTAAAGCCGGGTAAGGGAGCCCAATTAGTTCGGAGTGCAGGGGCTTCGGCTCAGGTGATGGGCCGGGATGAGGGCTATGTCCAGATTCGTTTAACGTCTGGTGAAATGAGGAAAATACTCGGAACATGTATGGCCACGATCGGGCAGGTCGGGAATTCTGACCATAATAACGTCACCATTGGGAAAGCTGGTCGATCTCGATGGTTAGGGCGTAAACCCCATCAACGGGGAGTGGTGATGAATCCGGTTGACCATCCCCATGGCGGTGGTGAAGGAAAGTCCGGTCAAGGGAATCCGCATCCTGTTTCACCGTGGGGTCAGCCGACAAAGGGGTTTAAAACAAGAAAGCCGCGAAACCAAAGCTCGCGTTTTATAATTGCCGGTAGAAAGAAAAAGTCCCGTTAA
- the rpsS gene encoding 30S ribosomal protein S19, which translates to MPRSVHKGPFVDDHIAKKVEKAREGRESKVIKTWSRRSTIIPDMIGLTFAVHNGKKFIPVFITDNMVGHKLGEFAPTRFFKGHGHARSEKAVALK; encoded by the coding sequence ATGCCAAGGTCAGTCCATAAAGGTCCATTTGTCGATGACCATATTGCAAAAAAAGTTGAAAAGGCCAGAGAGGGAAGAGAGTCCAAGGTAATAAAAACCTGGTCGAGACGGTCGACAATTATTCCAGATATGATCGGCTTAACTTTTGCGGTCCATAACGGAAAGAAATTTATCCCGGTTTTTATTACCGACAATATGGTGGGTCATAAATTGGGTGAATTCGCTCCGACGAGATTTTTTAAGGGACATGGTCATGCCAGGAGTGAAAAGGCTGTTGCGTTAAAGTAA
- the rplV gene encoding 50S ribosomal protein L22: MAEAKAILRHVRLAPRKARLIVDMVRGRNAAEALAILKYTPRSAARVVEQLLFSAVSNAGQKDLGDPENLRIARAYVDGGPIYKRFRPRSMGRANPIHKRTSHITIVVSPAG; the protein is encoded by the coding sequence ATGGCGGAAGCTAAAGCAATTCTTCGACATGTAAGATTGGCCCCACGTAAGGCAAGGTTGATTGTTGATATGGTTAGGGGAAGGAATGCGGCTGAAGCATTAGCCATATTGAAATATACCCCCAGGTCAGCGGCCAGGGTGGTTGAGCAATTACTCTTTTCGGCAGTATCTAACGCCGGGCAGAAGGATTTGGGTGACCCAGAAAATCTTCGAATCGCCAGAGCGTATGTGGATGGTGGTCCAATATATAAGCGCTTTCGCCCTCGATCAATGGGAAGGGCTAACCCTATTCATAAGAGAACGAGTCATATAACAATCGTTGTGAGTCCGGCTGGGTAG
- the rpsC gene encoding 30S ribosomal protein S3, giving the protein MGQKTHPYGFRLGYTRTWHSRWYAKKDFAKLLHQDLSIRDVVKKRLYHAGISSVEIERSGNQLKLIIHTARPGIIIGRKGAEVDKLKATLEKEYGNEVFVTVKEIKKPELDAQLVAENIATQLEKRVSFRRALKRSVASALRLGALGIKVYCAGRLGGHEIARTEWYREGRVPLHTLRADVEYGFAEAKTAMGQIGVKAWIFKGDAQIPSLEKSEPSLGFL; this is encoded by the coding sequence ATGGGTCAAAAGACGCACCCGTATGGTTTCAGATTGGGTTATACCAGAACATGGCATTCGCGATGGTATGCAAAAAAAGACTTTGCGAAGTTGCTTCACCAAGATTTGTCCATTAGGGACGTGGTTAAAAAACGTTTGTATCATGCTGGCATATCCAGCGTGGAAATAGAGCGATCTGGCAATCAACTTAAATTGATCATTCATACTGCTCGTCCCGGAATTATCATAGGGAGGAAGGGCGCTGAGGTTGATAAATTGAAAGCCACGCTTGAAAAAGAGTATGGCAATGAAGTTTTTGTAACGGTGAAAGAAATTAAGAAGCCAGAGCTGGATGCTCAGCTGGTTGCAGAGAACATTGCCACCCAATTGGAAAAGCGGGTCTCATTTCGTCGTGCGTTGAAGCGAAGCGTGGCCTCTGCTTTGAGACTTGGAGCTTTGGGGATTAAGGTGTATTGCGCTGGTCGGCTGGGAGGACATGAAATTGCCAGAACTGAGTGGTATCGAGAGGGTCGAGTTCCCCTTCATACTCTGAGGGCGGATGTTGAATATGGATTTGCCGAGGCCAAAACCGCCATGGGCCAAATTGGGGTAAAGGCTTGGATATTTAAAGGTGATGCTCAAATACCTTCTTTGGAAAAGTCGGAGCCTTCATTAGGTTTTTTATAA
- the rplP gene encoding 50S ribosomal protein L16: MLAPKRVKFRKVQKGRMRGKAYRGGEIAYGVFGLKAMEPGRITARQIEAARIAMTRHVKRGGRIWTRIFPDKPITKKPAEVRMGKGKGNPEYWVAPVKSGRILFEMDDVTQTVAEEALRLAGHKLPVATKFVIRGEIPVL; the protein is encoded by the coding sequence ATGTTAGCTCCGAAAAGGGTTAAATTCAGAAAGGTTCAAAAGGGCCGGATGCGTGGTAAGGCCTACCGTGGTGGGGAAATCGCCTATGGAGTATTCGGCCTTAAGGCCATGGAGCCAGGAAGAATTACGGCCAGGCAAATCGAAGCTGCTCGTATCGCGATGACCAGACATGTCAAGAGGGGTGGGAGGATTTGGACCAGAATTTTCCCTGATAAGCCCATTACTAAGAAGCCTGCGGAAGTTCGAATGGGAAAAGGAAAGGGGAACCCTGAATATTGGGTTGCCCCGGTAAAGTCTGGAAGGATTTTGTTTGAAATGGATGATGTTACGCAAACCGTTGCAGAAGAGGCATTGCGTTTGGCAGGGCATAAATTACCTGTGGCCACAAAATTTGTTATTCGTGGAGAGATACCTGTTTTGTAG
- the rpmC gene encoding 50S ribosomal protein L29 translates to MEMDEIKNLEKSELFEKINKLKQELFHFRSQLALGRMENPMRIRETRKDIARVKTVLRQKAN, encoded by the coding sequence ATGGAAATGGACGAAATAAAAAATTTAGAAAAAAGTGAGTTGTTTGAAAAAATAAATAAATTGAAGCAGGAATTGTTTCATTTTCGGAGTCAATTGGCATTAGGACGCATGGAAAATCCAATGCGAATACGTGAGACAAGAAAAGATATCGCCAGGGTTAAAACTGTTCTTCGCCAAAAGGCTAATTAG
- the rpsQ gene encoding 30S ribosomal protein S17, with amino-acid sequence MTQTRALPRSLTGKVVSNKMQKTVVVEVIRIERHSLYGKVLRRKTKLKAHDEVNQCQIGDQVHIVYARPLSKTKHWRVSEVLSKRVAS; translated from the coding sequence ATGACACAGACCAGGGCTCTGCCCCGATCACTTACGGGAAAAGTAGTTAGTAATAAAATGCAAAAAACCGTTGTGGTTGAAGTTATTCGCATAGAGCGTCATTCTCTGTATGGAAAAGTGTTGAGAAGAAAGACAAAGTTAAAGGCTCACGATGAAGTGAATCAATGCCAAATAGGAGATCAGGTTCATATTGTCTATGCGCGGCCTTTAAGTAAGACCAAGCATTGGCGAGTTTCTGAGGTTTTAAGTAAACGAGTGGCTTCCTAG
- the rplN gene encoding 50S ribosomal protein L14 → MIQNYTYLDVADNSGAKNVMCFHVLGGTKRRYGSLGDIIVVAVKEAIPKASVKKGDVMKAVIVRTKKGRRREDGSHIKFDRNACVLVNAQGDPVGTRIFGPVARELRKKKYMKIISLAPEVI, encoded by the coding sequence ATGATACAAAATTATACTTATCTAGACGTGGCCGATAATTCAGGCGCAAAAAATGTGATGTGTTTTCATGTGCTGGGTGGAACGAAGCGCCGGTATGGGTCTTTAGGGGACATCATTGTGGTGGCCGTAAAAGAGGCAATTCCAAAGGCATCAGTTAAAAAAGGTGACGTCATGAAGGCCGTCATTGTCCGAACTAAAAAAGGCCGTCGAAGAGAAGATGGTTCTCATATCAAATTCGACAGGAATGCGTGTGTTTTAGTTAATGCTCAAGGTGATCCTGTTGGGACTCGTATCTTTGGGCCCGTTGCAAGAGAATTAAGAAAGAAAAAGTACATGAAAATTATATCTCTGGCTCCAGAAGTCATTTAG
- the rplX gene encoding 50S ribosomal protein L24: MAEKFRIKKGDLVMVIAGKERGKTGKVLQVQTKDARVTVEKLNIIKRHTKPNAKNKQGGILEREGFMAISNVMAFCDSVKKPSRMKMKTFDDGRKVRVYQKAPNEVLDKS, translated from the coding sequence ATGGCTGAAAAATTTCGGATAAAAAAAGGCGATTTAGTTATGGTTATCGCTGGTAAGGAGCGTGGTAAGACGGGGAAAGTCCTCCAGGTTCAAACAAAAGATGCCAGGGTCACAGTTGAAAAGCTAAATATAATTAAGCGACATACAAAACCAAACGCTAAAAATAAGCAGGGGGGAATCCTTGAGCGGGAAGGTTTTATGGCGATTTCCAATGTCATGGCATTTTGTGATTCTGTTAAAAAACCTTCAAGAATGAAAATGAAAACTTTTGATGATGGACGGAAAGTCCGTGTTTATCAAAAAGCACCAAATGAAGTTTTGGATAAAAGCTGA